CTTTTTAGAGTAACCTTCGCCCACCCCCCGCCCCAGTGATTCGTTAAATAAGGCCGCTCTGGTGtctaaaacaacaaaaaactttcttgctttttttttttgtattcatGGAAATATGTATACAATATATTTCGATACACAAAAATAGTAATCGCATTGGTGGTTTATCTTCTTTTTTTCTGTTAGGATTAGATTTGAAGTGAGGGCGTGCGGGATTGACTTaaggcaaaaaaaaagggTTCGGTTCGGTGTGGGTTTGATTCGAGATTTGGGAAAATAATTGCacaacatatgtatatataaagaCGGTGCTCAACGGTTCCTTTCTTTCTTTTAGTGAGGGAATTGTCCGTTTCGGTTCGTCTTTTGGATAATCAGAGATTTCCACGTTGCCCGgcattttctctctctcgcatTATTCTCGTTCATTAAAAGAGAAGCGCAAAATAATAGATAGATTTTTAACAGAAGCCAGAAAAGTAAATAACTAAAaacaaaatcaacaaaaaatcTACCCCCCATTTCCCCTGCAACAGCGAGCGCCTGGCGCTGCCTCTTGATTAACTTTGCTCCTCCTCCCGATCCTCAGATCAATCCCCCATTGGAGTCTGCTGGAATATGTGGCTGCTTCTCCTGGAGTCaacctctctctgtctctgtctgtgtgtctgaGGAGTGCTTCTTGGATGGGTGATATATGGTGTATGGGTGTATGGGTGtacgggtgtgtgtgtgtgggtcgAGGGGAGATTACTGCGCCGCAGCAGCGGGTGCTGTGGGTGCCGTGGCCACCGTCAGCGGCCCCACAGAGCCGCTCGACGACGAGGTGGACGACGATGATGAGGTGGAGAGCGCATTGCTGGTAGCGGGCAGCGACTGATTCGAATTCTGGGCACTCAGATCTGGCGGCGGTGGCGTCGAACCACCGGACACGCCCAGAGACTGATTGGCCAGGCTAGCGGCAGCCACGCTGGCCAGCGCCGTTGAGGGATTTTCGATCTTGTGGATGATCTTGACGTGTGCCGTCATGTTGTCCTTGCGCGTGAACTCCTTGAAGCAGAAGGGGCACGGATAGACCTTCACGTTGCGCTTGTGCGAGGTCACATAGTGTCGGCAAAAGTTGCTGATGTGCGTATAGACGCGCGAGCAGACCTTGCAGCGGTACGTGTGCTCGCCCTCTTTGGTGCAATAGTCACGGACGGAGCCCTCCGTGTCGCCCTCGCCAATGTTGCTGCTGAGATTGAGCTTGGTCTTGACGGCCGCCGAGCCAACGCTGCCGCCGCCGGCGGCGCTCAGGTTCGGCGTGCTGCCGCTCAGCGAACCGGCCGCCTTGAACTTGAACCCGTCGCTGCTGTTATACAGATCGAGGTAGTCCTGGCTGGTAAACACCCCCTTCACCTCGCCGTTCATCTTGCCCAGCTTCGGGCGTTTCTGGACGCGCGGCCTGGCCGATGAGGACGACGCAGGCGATACTAGTGGTGTGGAGGCGGCGTTTGCCTTGCCAATGGGCGTTAGCTTCGGTATGCTGACCATACTCTTCACCTGCGCCCCCCCAGCGGCCATTCCGATAATGTTTAGCTTGATTCCGCCGGATGTTgtcgctgccgccgccgctgctgccgttTCCACATGGTGTTTACGTTGCGCGGCTATCAGGAGCGCCTGCTGACGGACCTGTTCGTTGAGGtgctggttgttgttgttgttgctgctgctgttggctcCACCTCCGCCTCCACCGTCTGTGTGGTCCTGCGTGGGCGAGCTGTTGTCGGTGAGCGGATTGTATTTGAATTCCACGGGCTCATCGTACTCGTCCAGCATCAGTTGTGGCTCCATGTACGAGGCGTCCatgccatcgccatcgctgTCGTTGCCATCTACAGGAAGAgcaagcgagagagagagagtggaacGTTAGTGAGGTCTCCTCTTTGGGGCAAAGGATCTTTTGGtgatgtgtttgtgtgtgtgtatgtgtgcatgtgtgtatgGGTGCAGGATGTATGCAAGAGAAAGGCAAAACACAATGACGCGACAAAGTGAGAGATAGTTTTGAGTCGGATCGGAAAAGCTATAGGGATTTCAAGCCATTTGTTTTCAACGCGTGTTCGTGGTAATCGAAATGATTTCtattttctgtttctggttTTCGAGTATTTCTGCTatactttattttttttatatgaaaTAATGGGCGTAGGCGGTCATGAGGTGCGATGCTGTGGTCGTACTTTTTGCATTTTCTGGAGAGCCATCGATTTTGCGCGCGTTCATAATTTTGGAAACATAAAATGATCTTGCTTTTTGTACTGAGTTTTAATCAtctttttaaatatttttttcttttttttcacGTCGGCCATGAATCCCTGTGAGCTTCAACCCGATCCTCAACTTCACAATTATTTCTCTTCTTCAGCATTTTGTGGATTTGCATTTCTGTTGGCATCAAAACCGCttcgtgttgttgttgttgttgttggggaCACTCACCTGCCGACGGACGGAAAAGCGCACTCGACTGGGGGGGTCCTATAAAACAACGTTCTCTGCCGATTGATGGATTCACTGAACGAAACTTTCGATTTTTTTCtcacatatttttgttgttACTTTTTGCACTATGAAGGGGAAACCGACGCGCGTGTGAAGGAGTTTTGTATATACTTTGAGTACCTTTCGATCTAAATTGAAATGCGTAAAATCCCTTTTAGCTTTTCCGATATTCAAATAATTCGAACATTTTTATCTTTTGTCGCAGATGAGATGTGGCTTCACCTTTTGGTTCTGTATTGGATATTGATTTTGGTTGTATTTGTTgtggtttgttttttttgtttggtgCACTGAATGATTGACCAGGAGAATGATGTAGTAGTATCGATCgactgattgattgattggGATTGATGGTGCATTCTGTCTCTTAATATTAAGGCAAAAATGATCTTAGGGGCTATACTATGCATTGTATGTACAAATATGTTTTGTAGATCTTATGATAACCTTCAGTCTGGATATGGAACATGGACTCACCGGAAGTGCTGTTGTCTTCTGCCTGGTTAACCACCCGATGATCCTTCGAATTCTTTGATCGTTTTGTGGGCATAGAATCACGATCCTACAGGCGGAAAAACAATGATTAGTAAAATATTGGGGGCCGTTTTCCGTTTGGGGAAACTCACATTTAAATCATCATTATTGCCGGATTCCTGCTGATTGTCATCGGAGCCATCGTCGTTGCCCGAGTAGGAGTCATTGCCAAGTTTGCCATTGCCCATGTCCGCGTCGTTCATCAGGTTGTCGCGTTCAAAGTCTTCGTAGTCGTTGCCGGTGCCATTCgagctgccggacaacttgcGGGGCCTGCCCCGCTTGCGTTTGGGCATCAGAGCGGAGCTGAGGAGTGACGGCTGCACCGGCAGTGTGGCACTATTTGCGGCACTGGCGGTGCTGGCCAAAAGACTGGCCTGCGACCGATTACGCTGCGGTACCAGATACGGCTGGATGCGCTGCAGCTGTGGCGGCGCTGCTGCCGCCGGTGTGCTCTCCGCCGGCGAGGGCTTATCGTCGTTGACCTCGGTGAGGCCCTTGATGCGCAGGCTCTCGGCCACGCGCAGGAATGCGGTAAGACGCTCCTGATCCACGGACACCTCGCCGCGATACATAAAGTCCAGCAAGGACTTCATATCGGAGTAGGGCACATCCTTCAATATCACAATCGGATGCTTTTCCGGGTGATTGATGAACAGAGCATTGAAGTATGGACTGCAGGCGGATAGCACCATCTGTAAAAAGCGGGAGGAGGGGGGGAAGAAAAAACCAGAGTTAGACCGGAGGAACTGCTTTCTCCCATTCTTCCCCTCAAACGATGAAAACACTTGCCTTGTGTGCCTTTAGGTATTGTCCTTCGACGGCCAGCGTCACGTCTGTGAATGTTTCTGCGTGGAGCAGCTGATCGAAGACGGACAGCAGGTTGCTCTGATGATTGTTCCATCGCAGGCAGAATCGTTGGGATGCCATCTTCATTTGGAAGCCGTTGTGGTTGCGGTGATCCCTTTTGCTAGTTGATTGATTGGATTTGGACGGGATGACGCTGTCTGGATACCCTATATAGTGCTCTTCATTCAATTGTTAGCCGTAGCATGGGTTTCATCTAATGTCCTTAGCACTCGTCCTGCTTCCTGACAATCGTTTGAATGTACGGAACATATATTCCAGGGCGTGCTGTAATCAAACGGAACACACGCACACTCAAGTTAGTTTTAGGTTTAAGGATCCTGCTAtcagatgtacatatgtatgttgtTCAAGGACATTCCATTGCCCCTCCCCAGCCCGTGTGTGTGTCTTCCAGTTAGATCTGAGAGTTTTCCCCGTCCCCCGCATGGGAGCGGGCTCCGTAAATTACTCGCAAGTgcaaacaaaatttaatttaagaGACGACCCTGCGGGTCAAACTGTTCCCCACCCCGAGCCCCCCTTCGAACATTATGCAGGCCATTCATTGCCggggcgatggcgatggcgctggcgctggcgaCGGCAGTCAGGAAAACTAAATGAGGAAATCTAAATGGAAATTTCAAATGTGTTTCAAATGGGCAGCAAattacaacagcaacaaaaaatccCGAAACCCCACCACAAACACGCACTGATCGACAGAGAGTATGAAGAAGAAGAGAGCCGCGAGCGGGGGACGGGAGACGGCGGACGGGACGGTCTGTGAGAGTGAATGGGgatgtgtggctgtgtgtgtgtggaaatgGGACAACGACGCGGCAACAGAAACAGTTGCCTGTAGAAGcatgcttgtgtgtgtgtttgactTGAAAACTTGCCAAAgggcgtgtgcgtgtgtgtgtgtgacagAAGAAGCAGAGCGAAGAGTAGACAGAAGAGGAAGGCAGAGAACGGAGTGAATAGgagagcaacaacaaaaagaggAAGAAGAGGAAGCAGAACGGAGCAGAGCAGCAACAGACACGTAGACGACAAAATGGAAAAACTTTACGCCTGccataaaaaaaaatgaaCTAAGAAGCCCAAAGTCGCTCTCACGACTTGAAGATACCCTACGCTAACTAGGAATCCTTGGAGTTTCAGTCTTAAGCACAATTATGGCTGTCACAATTAACCGATTAGCTATGAGTATAAAGGTTTTTGGTGTACCAGTAGATCATCAATTTTGCCTCAATTGGAGGAAGCAGAAAATGTACCTTAGTTCCATTAGTTTCTAAAAGTGTTCAAAGATCCAGATATATCCATGGATTAACAGAGTCTTGTTGTGGTGCTGATCGGAAATGTTATCTTGTTAAAGAACACAATCTACCCTCGGTTCAGTAAAAGTACCTGGCAACACCACACACAGGCATTCAGACAAACAAAACCAAACTGGAACACAATCCCCCAATCATCCATCTAGAAATGGTTGTGGAAAGTCATGAAATTCCGTTGGCATGGATCCACTTATCACTTTCTGACTTTCTGTTGGCTGCGCTGCTCTTTGCTGTTCCGCCCTCTTTCGTATTCCAAATACGTATTCCAACAAAAACATCCTTGGGCGAACGAAATCATGAGAAGGAAACGGAcggaacgaaacgaaacgaagcgTAGACAGTAACGCATGCAAACAAAGTTGTCGTTTGTTGTCTTCGTTTTTCGTCTCCGGGGATCGGATCCCCTCTCCGTTGCTGAGGAGAATGCGCGGCACTTGCTAAATATTTGCCAAaccaccagaccagaccagacccgaCCCGACCAGACCGCCCGCCCGCAAGTGCGCGCGCTCTTTCTTATCTTATCGGGGCCGCCTGTACGCTTTAATTGAAAATCATTTCAGTTCCagttcccattcccattccgaGCCGATCCTCCTTTTTAGCTCCTCCGATCGCACAGAGAGAGGGTCACACTGTTTGATTTTTTCTTTTCACTTTCTGTTCTTCTTGGGTCCCACTATTTTGCTTGGATTTTTTGCTTTGCACTTTTTGTGATCGTTTGTTTTCATCTTGTGTCTGCGCTGCACTTGTTCAAATCAATTGAGGGGGCAGAACCATTCAATACCCGTAGagcgggagagacagagatatcgaatagacacacacacactcacgcCCATGCACACAGTCACTGGGGCTTTTGCAAACAGTTATTAGTTATTAGAGGAGCTTTACGAAAAAGCTTTTGTCGCTCAAGAGCAAAGAAATGTTCAAGAGAGCGGGCGCGCACACGATCACATAAATATactttatatatgtatatattttttttcttcttattCATGGTTAGATTTTTAATGGAATTGTATTGTTTTCAGTTTGTTTtcgccgtgccgtgccgtgcctcTGCGGCACGCACTAGTCTTTCCGTTTACCGTTGCGTTTTCTTACTTTGCAGAATTAAATTTTACTTAATTCTGTCCGCAATTTCGGTTTCAGTTCCACAGAGTGAACCCGTCCTCACTCGTTCAAAACTCGCGCACGAATGAGTAAGTCAAAGTCCTCGACGCAGGAAGTCGACTGCGCagcggcacacacacacacagacgtaCACTGGCCTCTGCCTCAGTCAGTCACGTCGTCTGCTCACACGGACACTCTGCGCCTGATAAGagtggcggcggcggaggcCCTGGTCGTCGTTCTAGGGGtgggcggcacggcacggtaCGGTTCTGCCTGCCTGCGGCAGAGAGGAGATCACTTTACAGACGGAAAAAAAAGCAGAGGGAAACATGCGCTTATTTTTACACCCCTtttgacacacacacaaacacacagtcGCATAGGGGTAGAGGGAGACGGATTCAATTAATATTCCACAATAGTAAGCacctttcttttttttgtttgttaatATTTTCTCCTTTTGCTGACGCCTGCAGTTTTTTTGcctttccttttcttttgtttaattttagttttttttctgCTTGGTTTTTTGTATTTCCAAATTTCCAAGTGGAAATTTTCACAACTCAGGCGGTGAGAGCAGCGttagagagagaaggagaatGACGAACAGGGAGAGCggtggaggaggagggtgATGCGATCATACCGAACCGCAATCCGCACGaacgaaaaacgaaacgaaacactTTTGCCGCACGTCAAATTTCGTCCGTCCCGGTTGAATCCAAAATGTGAATGAGCGATCCTCGGGCTCCCAAGCTCGAAACGACCACGTCCACGAACCGTCGTcgctgtcgtcgtcgtcgtcgtcatcgctGTCGCGGCCCCACACtcgcaaacacacacacacacttcaGCAAACACACACTAATGCAAACGCGTACACATTGCCGACAATCCTACATCCGTCGAGGCGAGGCAGCGCTGCCAGCGCGCTCACAAAAGGAatgagcacacacacacacatacacacacccATACAAGAGTCACACACTACATTCACAGAAACAGGCATAgggctgcctgcctgctggtgctgctgatgACTTTGTAGACTTTTCACTGGGTCCCGTCCCCAAGTCTCCACAGAAAAACTGTTGCCGTTCTCTTACTCACTCTCCTGCGCTGCGCTCTCTCACACCACGACACGATCTCTCACGCTGCTCTCCTCCGCTGTTGCCGCGCTGCTTGCGCCTTTGActttttgaatttttaatttcCTTTACACGCGACGGCGAGAGAGAGGGGAAAAAGAGGAAGGGGCAGGCGGGCAGGCATGGGTCTCGGTCTCGGGGCTGTTGCTTTGCTGTTTTGAGTGAGGGACGGGCCAAGAGCGTTGACGAAACGGGGTTAAAATGAAAAACATGATGGGGGGGAAAAAGCTAGGAAAAAACCACAGTAACAAAAAATACAGCTTTTGGGTGCGCGCAGCAGCCTCGTAGCTTCCATCTGTAAGtgtatatttgtatatttgtttgtgtgtgtgtgtaagggCATTAGGCGGCATTTGGGTTGGGTTGGGCCTGGTTATTGGGGTTGGGCGCCTGGGCGCTGCCTTTTTTCAAATTGGATTTTTCCCCCGACATCGAGGAAAAAC
This region of Drosophila miranda strain MSH22 chromosome 2, D.miranda_PacBio2.1, whole genome shotgun sequence genomic DNA includes:
- the LOC108154894 gene encoding protein tramtrack, beta isoform isoform X2, which produces MKMASQRFCLRWNNHQSNLLSVFDQLLHAETFTDVTLAVEGQYLKAHKMVLSACSPYFNALFINHPEKHPIVILKDVPYSDMKSLLDFMYRGEVSVDQERLTAFLRVAESLRIKGLTEVNDDKPSPAESTPAAAAPPQLQRIQPYLVPQRNRSQASLLASTASAANSATLPVQPSLLSSALMPKRKRGRPRKLSGSSNGTGNDYEDFERDNLMNDADMGNGKLGNDSYSGNDDGSDDNQQESGNNDDLNDRDSMPTKRSKNSKDHRVVNQAEDNSTSDGNDSDGDGMDASYMEPQLMLDEYDEPVEFKYNPLTDNSSPTQDHTDGGGGGGANSSSNNNNNQHLNEQVRQQALLIAAQRKHHVETAAAAAAATTSGGIKLNIIGMAAGGAQVKSMVSIPKLTPIGKANAASTPLVSPASSSSARPRVQKRPKLGKMNGEVKGVFTSQDYLDLYNSSDGFKFKAAGSLSGSTPNLSAAGGGSVGSAAVKTKLNLSSNIGEGDTEGSVRDYCTKEGEHTYRCKVCSRVYTHISNFCRHYVTSHKRNVKVYPCPFCFKEFTRKDNMTAHVKIIHKIENPSTALASVAAASLANQSLGVSGGSTPPPPDLSAQNSNQSLPATSNALSTSSSSSTSSSSGSVGPLTVATAPTAPAAAAQ